A window of Saccharomyces paradoxus chromosome XIII, complete sequence contains these coding sequences:
- the YTA12 gene encoding m-AAA protease subunit YTA12 (Mitochondrial inner membrane m-AAA protease component~similar to YMR089C), which produces MLLLSWSRIATKVVRRPIRFRPYYGLPHIKSLHTQYRLLNSLQENKSNRKNEDNNRDARLNGEIPTDEEVEAIRKEVEKYIEQAKNNTIPANWKEQKRKIDESIRRLENAVLKQESHQIQEEKKGKEEGNEHSKAKSNTTKEQGYFEGNNSRNIPPPPPPPPPKPPLNDPSNPVSKNVNLFQIGLTFFLLSFLLDLLNSSEEQSEITWQDFREKLLAKGYVSKLIVVNKSMVKVILNDNGKNQPDNYGRNFYYFTIGSIDSFEHKLQKAQDELDIDKDFRIPVLYVQEGNWAKAMFQILPTVLMIAGIIWLTRRSAQAAGGSRGGIFGLSRSKAKKFNTETDVKIKFKDVAGCDEAKEEIMEFVSFLKEPSRYEKMGAKIPRGAILSGPPGTGKTLLAKATAGEAGVPFYFVSGSEFVEMFVGVGAARVRDLFKTARENAPSIVFIDEIDAIGKARQKGNFSGANDERENTLNQMLVEMDGFTPADHVVVLAGTNRPDILDKALLRPGRFDRHINIDKPELEGRKAIFAVHLHHLKLAGEIFDLKNRLAALTPGFSGADIANVCNEAALIAARSDEDAVKLKHFEQAIERVIGGVERKSKLLSPEEKKVVAYHEAGHAVCGWYLKYADPLLKVSIIPRGQGALGYAQYLPGDIFLLTEQQLKDRMTMSLGGRVSEELHFPSVTSGASDDFKKVTSMATAMVTELGMSDKIGWVNYQKRDDSDLTKPFSDETGDIIDSEVYRIVQECHDRCTKLLKERAEDVEKIAQLLLKKEVLTREDMIDLLGKRPFPERNDAFDKYLNDYETEKIRKEEEKNGKHNEPKPSTN; this is translated from the coding sequence ATGCTGCTGCTTTCTTGGTCAAGAATTGCCACCAAGGTAGTTAGAAGGCCCATTCGTTTTCGGCCCTATTACGGGTTGCCTCATATTAAGAGTTTACATACTCAATATCGGCTACTTAATAGCCTACAGGAAAATAAGAGCAATAGAAAGAACGAAGACAATAATAGGGACGCTAGGCTTAACGGAGAAATTCCTACAGACGAAGAGGTTGAGGCAATAAGGAAAGAAGtagaaaaatatatcgAACAGGCTAAAAATAATACCATACCCGCTAACTGGAAAGAACAGAAACgcaaaattgatgaaagtaTTAGGCGTTTAGAAAATGCTGTATTGAAACAAGAATCTCACCAAattcaagaagagaaaaagggaaaagagGAAGGAAATGAACATTCGAAGGCCAAGTCAAATACAACAAAAGAGCAGGGCTACTTTGAGGGTAATAATAGTAGAAACATTCCgccaccaccaccaccgCCCCCCCCTAAACCGCCTTTGAATGATCCTAGCAATCCGGTGTCGAAAAATGTTAACCTATTCCAAATAGGATTAACTTTTTTCCtcctttcatttttattggaTCTCCTCAATAGTTCTGAAGAACAGAGTGAGATAACGTGGCAGGATTTTCGAGAGAAACTATTGGCAAAAGGTTATGTTTCTAAATTAATTGTGGTCAATAAGTCCATGGTGAAAGTGATCTTAAATGacaatggaaaaaatcaacCCGACAATTACGGTCGCAATTTTTACTACTTCACGATCGGCTCCATTGATAGCTTCGAACACAAACTTCAGAAAGCACAAGACGAACTGGACATCGATAAGGATTTTAGGATACCTGTATTATACGTTCAAGAAGGTAACTGGGCTAAAGCTATGTTCCAAATCTTGCCAACTGTTTTGATGATCGCAGGTATTATTTGGTTGACAAGAAGATCAGCACAAGCGGCAGGCGGTAGCCGTGGAGGCATATTTGGTCTAAGCCGTTCTAAGGCTAAAAAATTCAACACTGAAACAGACGTTAAgatcaaattcaaggacGTTGCCGGTTGTGATGAAGCTAAGGAAGAGATTATGGAATTTGTTAGCTTCTTGAAAGAACCTTCTCGTTATGAAAAAATGGGAGCAAAGATTCCTAGAGGTGCAATTTTGTCTGGTCCTCCAGGTACCGGTAAAACCCTACTTGCAAAGGCGACTGCAGGTGAAGCCGGCGTGCcgttttattttgtttccGGTTCAGAATTTGTAGAAATGTTTGTTGGTGTTGGTGCTGCAAGAGTAAGAGATTTGTTTAAGACTGCAAGAGAAAACGCACCTTCGATTGTGTTTATTGACGAAATTGACGCTATAGGGAAAGCTAGGCAAAAGGGTAATTTTTCAGGTGCCAACGATGAGAGAGAGAATACGCTGAATCAGATGTTAGTAGAAATGGATGGTTTTACTCCAGCCGACCATGTTGTTGTCTTAGCTGGTACCAATAGACCCGATATTCTCGATAAAGCATTACTAAGACCTGGTAGATTTGACAGGCATATCAATATTGATAAGCCTGAACTTGAAGGAAGAAAGGCTATTTTTGCCGTTCATTTGCATCATTTGAAACTTGCGGGggaaatatttgatttgaaaaataggTTAGCGGCTCTGACGCCAGGCTTTTCTGGTGCTGATATTGCCAACGTTTGTAACGAGGCCGCGTTAATTGCGGCTAGAAGTGATGAAGATGCAGTAAAATTGAAACATTTTGAACAAGCTATTGAAAGAGTCATTGGTGGGGTAGAACGCAAATCCAAGCTTCTTTCTCCtgaagagaagaaagtgGTTGCTTACCACGAGGCTGGACATGCTGTATGTGGATGGTATTTGAAATATGCAGATCCTCTTTTGAAGGTCAGTATTATTCCACGTGGTCAGGGCGCATTAGGTTATGCACAATATTTACCaggtgatattttcttgttaaCAGAACAGCAACTTAAGGATAGAATGACAATGTCTCTAGGTGGAAGAGTTTCTGAGGAATTGCATTTCCCATCAGTTACCAGTGGCGCGTCTGATGACTTCAAAAAAGTTACTAGCATGGCTACGGCAATGGTCACAGAATTGGGGATGAGTGATAAAATTGGTTGGGTCAACTACCAGAAGAGAGATGATAGCGATTTGACAAAACCATTCTCAGACGAGACAGGTGACATCATCGATTCCGAAGTATACAGAATTGTCCAAGAATGCCATGACAGATGTACGAAACTGCTTAAAGAAAGGGCAGAAGATGTAGAGAAGATTGCCCAACTACtgctgaaaaaagaagtcCTAACAAGAGAAGATATGATTGATTTACTTGGTAAGCGTCCTTTCCCAGAACGGAACGATGCTTTTGATAAGTATTTGAACGACTACGAAACGGAAAAAATcaggaaagaagaagaaaaaaacggAAAACATAACGAACCTAAGCCATCTACAAACTAa
- the SEG1 gene encoding Seg1p (Component of eisosome required for proper eisosome assembly~similar to YMR086W) produces MFRRRTTAPEMEQADPTAVAAAASIGRLFMKKGNQSDNKQKSTYRSASMTNLRKPSAPKRVSSISRTSSEYMRGDDKSRFGKVNSLTQRSLEKGSSSNSPLMRGPQHKMSSHNRTSSLPNQRGQSSRSNSGLQRQKSKAYQRISYDEAQRTFKDFGGPQARGVLTGQKRAENSSGSTPLRTTRKYIPGPNGLIAIEVPVEKPGNANTSKSLRRSNSAHSALNARSGSLLRKKVSQESLHSQPKKTSSLGNTSNPQAKKGERPAQEGKLPKKHTINSNVPLIETQVREETDQELKLDNSNSSESETVVNSERNLEKPSSLTSGKDDLSKLIHENIELEGFIEEKEKQKETPSNSGQKDVLVSEQIVEGNVERPNDNHRVPALETTLDYDNTEKEEEDKAVAEYLLPKAEAVDKIVEQAKHISSSDSSVQGLVENCKPGKCDNTLDSETISSAIQDHNKKHSSIQNVTSESIESSQKAKKQDNSSEKFPSTNTSSQQGNGGDTKDEYFDTVEESVQEASKSNSSNNIDHHKQSEPTPSLAQYLRTSNTYLSRKNQSKQAEPEELPKPEAPMVPVTKVVTPIKSALKKSSGLPNHDSSMYSDSSPANGAYLSLTTAENTRLNAQMTIPDSVSRRTSVKRSSIKRPQSVGQFRSNRSSSPSPPEKINNKRHSAIPLGIPEKGKPKRNSVMASLSKNSQQTQESAGVYEPNGPKKPKNQVNKNIKRGSQTLQNNKPSTKDMSSILYPKEPPPRKSSFEKTRSNESHLGFKKLSLRNGGLEEGLSDGYNGQAGQNNANVNRTDTAQEFFKYLGHSSRFADSDSEDESQFFSQSSSKYNTETESNRTSNNKNSSGGNGALSLFKSKSKQKESDVISPGVSHPNHTTADPAISSKKVSKKFSGVSLRAASEAEPAKFSNPSMTNRLRFSSNPENSESRLPQAQEVNTTKEKKGSFGKKLKKIFGRKK; encoded by the coding sequence ATgtttagaagaagaacaactGCACCAGAAATGGAACAAGCGGACCCGACAGCTGTGGCAGCTGCAGCAAGTATCGGTAGATTATTTATGAAGAAGGGCAATCAATCAGATAACAAGCAAAAGTCGACCTATCGTTCCGCCTCAATGACAAACTTGAGAAAACCTTCCGCCCCCAAAAGAGTGTCTTCCATTTCTAGGACATCATCGGAGTATATGAGGGGTGATGATAAAAGTCGTTTCGGGAAAGTAAACAGTCTTACCCAACGCTCATTGGAGAAGGGAAGTTCATCAAATTCTCCTCTAATGAGGGGTCCACAGCATAAAATGAGCTCTCACAATAGAACCTCGAGTCTTCCTAACCAGAGAGGTCAGTCAAGCAGAAGCAATTCTGGTTTGCAACGTCAGAAGTCCAAAGCATATCAAAGAATAAGCTATGATGAGGCTCAACGTACGTTCAAGGATTTTGGTGGACCACAGGCTAGAGGCGTTTTAACGGGCCAGAAACGTGCTGAAAACAGTAGTGGGTCTACTCCTTTGAGGACTACGCGAAAGTATATTCCTGGGCCCAACGGGTTGATTGCAATTGAGGTCCCAGTTGAAAAACCAGGAAATGCCAATACTTCTAAATCGCTCAGACGTTCAAACTCTGCCCACAGTGCCTTGAATGCAAGGAGCGGATCActattaagaaaaaaagtatcGCAAGAATCTTTACATTCTCAACCTAAAAAAACTTCGTCCCTAGGGAATACATCAAATCCACAAGCAAAAAAAGGCGAGAGGCCGGCTCAGGAGGGAAAACTTCCAAAGAAACATACGATCAATTCAAATGTTCCTCTCATTGAAACACAAGTTCGTGAAGAAACAGATCAAGAGTTGAAACTCGATAATTCTAACTCTTCCGAATCCGAAACCGTAGTCAATAGTGAAAGAAATCTAGAAAAACCTTCTTCACTAACTAGTGGAAAGGATGATCTAAGCAAACTAATACACGAAAACATCGAGTTAGAAGGTTtcatcgaagaaaaagaaaaacaaaaagaaacaccTTCAAATTCTGGTCAAAAGGATGTTCTCGTAAGCGAACAAATTGTAGAGGGTAATGTTGAACGGCCAAATGACAATCACCGAGTACCTGCGCTTGAAACAACTTTAGACTATGACAACACAGAGAAGGAGGAAGAGGATAAAGCAGTAGCAGAATATCTTCTTCCGAAAGCTGAAGCAGTTGACAAGATAGTTGAACAAGCGAAGCACATTTCCTCTAGCGATAGTTCTGTCCAAGGATTGGTTGAAAATTGCAAACCAGGAAAATGCGATAATACCCTAGATAGTGAAACAATTTCGTCTGCCATACAGGAccataataaaaaacataGCTCAATACAAAATGTGACTTCGGAAAGCATCGAGAGTTCACAAAAGGCTAAAAAGCAGGACAATTCTTCCGAGAAATTTCCTAGTACTAACACCTCTTCCCAACAAGGGAATGGTGGCGATACCAAAGATGAGTACTTCGATACTGTGGAAGAAAGCGTTCAGGAAGCGAGCAAATCAAATTCTTCTAACAATATCGACCACCATAAGCAATCTGAACCAACACCTTCTTTGGCTCAATATTTAAGGACTTCAAATACCTACCTTTCTCGAAAAAACCAATCGAAACAAGCTGAGCCAGAAGAGCTTCCAAAACCTGAAGCTCCTATGGTTCCTGTAACGAAAGTAGTTACACCAATCAAATCTGCTCTTAAGAAGTCATCTGGATTGCCCAATCACGACTCCTCCATGTACTCTGATAGCTCTCCCGCCAATGGCGCATATCTATCTCTTACAACTGCTGAAAATACGAGACTAAATGCTCAAATGACCATTCCCGACAGCGTATCGCGTAGGACCAGTGTAAAACGCTCTTCCATAAAAAGACCTCAATCGGTAGGCCAGTTCAGAAGCAACAGATCAAGTTCTCCTTCTCCCCcagagaaaataaacaataaacGTCATTCCGCCATACCTTTGGGAATCCCAGAGAAGGGCAAACCAAAGAGAAATTCAGTTATGGCTTCGCTGTCTAAAAACTCGCAGCAAACCCAAGAGTCAGCAGGCGTATATGAGCCAAATGGCCCAAAAAAGCCTAAAAACCAAGTCAATAAGAATATAAAGAGAGGATCACAGACCTTGCAAAACAATAAACCCTCAACGAAGGACATGAGTAGTATTTTATATCCCAAGGAACCACCTCCCCGCAAGTCTAGTTTCGAGAAAACGAGAAGCAATGAATCCCATCTTGGATttaaaaaactttctttaAGAAATGGTGGCTTGGAGGAAGGATTAAGTGACGGTTACAATGGGCAAGCTGGCCAAAATAACGCAAATGTGAATCGAACTGACACAGCAcaggaatttttcaaatatttggGTCACTCTTCGAGATTTGCGGATTCAGATTCGGAAGATGAATCCCAATTTTTCAGCCAGAGCTCATCGAAATACAATACAGAAACAGAAAGTAATAGAACCAGcaataacaaaaatagCAGTGGTGGTAACGGTGCCCTTTCgcttttcaaaagcaaaagcAAACAGAAGGAAAGTGACGTGATTTCTCCTGGAGTTTCACATCCTAATCACACTACCGCTGATCCTGCCATCTCAAGTAAAAAAGTGAGCAAGAAATTCAGCGGAGTATCTTTAAGAGCTGCCAGTGAAGCTGAACCtgcaaaattttcaaaccCTTCGATGACCAATAGGTTACGATTCTCTAGTAATCCAGAGAACAGCGAAAGCAGGCTTCCACAAGCACAGGAAGTCAACactacaaaagaaaagaagggcAGTTTTGGCaaaaaactgaagaaaatcttCGGTAGAAAGAAGTAG
- a CDS encoding uncharacterized protein (similar to YMR085W), with amino-acid sequence MCGIFGYCNFLTEKTRGEIIDTLIKGLQALEYKEYDSSGIAIQGDELKSLNIYKQTGKISNLKEEIDLYNLNKDLPFISHCGIAHTRRATHGEPRRANCHPHNSDPSNEFVVVHNGVITNFANLKALLATKGYVFKSDTDTECIPKLYKHIYDTSIELGYNLDFHILTNLVLKELEGSYGLLCTSSHFPDEVVAARKGSPLVIGVKGKSDLRINFVEVEYLNQKEDNLTINTQTNDFSNVLGAAPVKYNTCLRRSPPLRPQYLRTSPRDRNIFTLNHVSSTEISADDGLPQPIEFYLSSDCPPLAQYVNKVIYLEDNDIAHIYDGELHIHRSKIDPGDFSIRAVRELESELSKMTKGPYDHFMQKEIYEQSETTANVMRGRIDASTNKVVLGGLENWLTELRRAKRIVMIASQASLHSCLAARPIFEELMEVPVNVELALDFVDRNCCIFRNDVCIFVSRSGETTDTIHALDYCIKKEAVTIGVVNSSGSSISRLTHCGVHTNTDPEKGIATTKSYTSQYIALVMIALWLSEDLVSQIERRKGIIQALTLIPSQIKEVLELEPSIIELCNKKLKKPDSVLLLGRGFQFASALEGASKIKEISYVHSESILTDELERGVLAVATDVLPIIIFATKDALFPKIASSIDQIIARKGNPIIICNKEDKTWKQDERIRNVVTLEVPQTVDCLQGVLNIIPLQLISYWLAVKRDIGVDFPRDPVMSATNI; translated from the coding sequence ATGTGTGGCATATTTGGGTAttgcaattttttgacTGAGAAAACAAGAGGAGAAATTATTGATACTTTGATTAAGGGCTTGCAAGCATTGGAGTACAAGGAATATGACTCCAGTGGAATTGCAATTCAAGGCGATGAGCTGAAGTCTCTTAACATTTATAAGCAGACTGGTAAAATAAGCAAtttgaaggaagaaattgacCTTTACAATCTTAATAAAGACCTGCCCTTTATTTCACATTGTGGCATTGCTCATACAAGGCGAGCAACACATGGAGAGCCAAGGCGTGCTAATTGTCACCCACATAACTCAGATCCATCTAATGAATTTGTTGTGGTACACAATGGGGTTATTACCAACTTCGCTAATCTGAAAGCTTTGTTAGCCACAAAGGGCTATGTATTCAAAAGTGACACGGACACCGAATGCATTCCTAAACTGTATAAACATATTTATGATACAAGCATTGAACTCGGGTACAACCTCGATTTCCATATACTAACAAATTTAGTACTCAAGGAATTGGAAGGCTCTTATGGGCTGCTTTGCACTTCTTCTCATTTTCCAGATGAAGTGGTTGCCGCAAGAAAGGGTTCCCCGTTAGTTATTGGGGTTAAAGGTAAAAGTGATTTGAGGATAAACTTTGTCGAGGTGGAGTACTTGaatcaaaaagaagacaaCCTGACGATTAATACCCAAACCAACGACTTTAGTAATGTTTTGGGTGCTGCACctgtaaaatataatacCTGTTTGAGGAGGTCTCCCCCCCTTCGTCCACAATATCTGAGGACCTCTCCACGAGacagaaatatttttacaCTAAATCATGTCTCATCGACAGAAATATCAGCCGATGACGGATTGCCGCAACCCATAGAATTCTATTTGTCATCCGATTGTCCTCCTTTGGCGCAGTATGTGAATAAAGTAATATACTTGGAAGATAATGATATCGCCCATATCTACGACGGCGAGCTTCATATTCATCGCTCTAAAATTGATCCTGGTGACTTTTCGATTAGAGCAGTTCGAGAATTAGAATCGGAGCTATCCAAAATGACAAAGGGCCCTTATGATCATTTTATGCAAAAGGAGATATATGAGCAGTCTGAAACAACAGCAAATGTCATGAGAGGAAGAATTGACGCCTCTACAAATAAAGTTGTTTTAGGAGGTCTCGAAAACTGGTTGACAGAATTaagaagagcaaaaagAATAGTAATGATTGCATCCCAGGCCTCCCTCCATTCATGCCTAGCTGCCCGCCCCATCTTCGAGGAACTGATGGAAGTACCAGTCAATGTGGAATTGGCTTTGGATTTCGTTGACCGCAATTGTTGCATCTTCAGGAACGACGTTTGTATATTTGTTTCTCGAAGTGGTGAAACAACTGATACAATTCATGCTTTGGACTATTgtatcaaaaaagaagcagtCACTATCGGGGTGGTTAATTCCAGTGGTTCGTCTATTTCAAGACTAACACATTGCGGTGTCCACACAAACACAGACCCGGAGAAGGGTATTGCAACAACAAAATCCTATACTTCCCAATACATCGCTTTAGTTATGATTGCTTTATGGCTGTCGGAAGATTTAGTGTCTCAAATTGAAAGGAGGAAGGGAATTATTCAGGCCTTAACTTTGATCCCAAGCCAAATTAAAGAAGTTTTGGAGCTTGAACCATCGATCATTGAATTATGTAACAAGAAACTCAAAAAACCAGATTCTGTTTTACTATTGGGAAGAGGCTTCCAATTTGCATCTGCTTTGGAAGGTGCTTCGAAGATAAAAGAGATTTCGTACGTGCATTCTGAAAGTATTCTTACTGACGAGCTAGAACGCGGAGTCTTAGCTGTGGCGACTGATGTTCTGccaattattatttttgcaACAAAGGATGCTCTATTTCCCAAAATCGCGTCTTCCATTGATCAAATAATAGCAAGAAAGGGCAATCCGATTATCATCTGTAACAAGGAAGACAAGACATGGAAGCAAGACGAACGAATAAGAAACGTTGTTACACTTGAAGTGCCCCAAACCGTAGATTGTCTCCAAGGGGTACTCAACATTATTCCTTTACAATTAATTTCTTATTGGTTAGCGGTCAAGAGAGATATCGGAGTTGATTTTCCAAGGGACCCGGTGATGTCGGCCACGAATATATAA
- the VBA1 gene encoding Vba1p (Permease of basic amino acids in the vacuolar membrane~similar to YMR088C), which translates to MQTLDETSNLLPPPEEAEAPPLEQKFHEYNLSLPKFPILFSLWLGSFLSSLDSTIVANIMNRVAEEFSESSRKQWIATSFLLTNTAFQPLYGKLSDITGRKSALLTAQFFFGLGCLLTCFARNVTEFSIARAICGIGAGGLNAISSIAVSDICTARERGVYQGYANIVFGFGQLLGAPLGGVFIETIGWRALFGVQVPVIMLCAVLAIKNINIKLFHVPPLKERYTLKNLSRIDIFGSLSLVATISGVLFLCSSQLNKLYLTLFTIGSFVVFILIERYYATEKILPFELLTRSFCLSSAVTVISSFVVFGEIFRSPIYLQLLQNISVTRTGLFLIFPSISVAVGSLVTGWVLRNTKINLAHCAYQIIFGGMITQLLGLGLGYLLLLHLNPDYTVYDMLESITFRSNSIWWKLVYVFASVLVSFGYACLLVATLVSIVFTVKKSQQGTMTGVFYLWRSIGNVLGASLTLVSYENSLSSMLWNYMFKTKRNDEYHFTKKQYYSLINDSSYLRGPNFPTDIFVRILDVYKKAFLISYIPNIALAVVGIVLSLYLVKHTYKRSSSS; encoded by the coding sequence ATGCAAACACTAGACGAGACTTCAAATCTACTTCCCCCTCCTGAGGAAGCTGAAGCCCCTCCTTTGGagcaaaaatttcatgAATACAATCTGTCCTTACCGAAGTTTCCCATTTTGTTTTCGCTATGGTTGGGTAGTTTTTTGAGTTCTCTGGATAGTACTATTGTCGCAAATATAATGAATAGAGTTGCTGAGGAATTCTCCGAATCCAGTAGAAAGCAATGGATTGCGACAAGTTTCCTTTTGACAAATACTGCTTTCCAACCTCTTTATGGTAAGCTTTCTGATATAACAGGGCGGAAGTCAGCATTATTAACCgctcaatttttctttggccTTGGGTGCTTATTGACATGTTTTGCCAGAAACGTTACGGAATTCTCGATAGCAAGAGCAATATGCGGTATTGGTGCAGGAGGATTGAACGCTATTAGTAGCATTGCTGTTAGTGACATATGTACTGCAAGAGAGAGAGGTGTTTACCAGGGATATGCGAATATTGTTTTCGGGTTTGGCCAGTTACTAGGTGCTCCTTTGGGTGGTGTATTTATAGAAACCATTGGATGGAGGGCCCTTTTTGGTGTCCAAGTACCCGTGATAATGTTGTGCGCGGTATTAGCAATCAAGAACATTAATATTAAGCTATTCCATGTTCCTCCTCTGAAGGAAAGATATACGTTAAAGAACTTGTCACGtatagatatatttggCTCGTTAAGTTTGGTGGCGACCATCAGTGGAGTGTTATTTTTGTGCTCTAGTCAGTTGAACAAGCTGTATTTAACATTGTTTACCATTGGTAGTTTTGTTGTCTTTATCCTAATTGAGCGTTATTACGCgactgaaaaaatcttaCCATTCGAGCTATTGACTCGTTCATTCTGTTTGAGTTCAGCAGTAACGGTTATATCCTCATTTGTTGTATTTGGTGAGATCTTTAGATCACCAATCTATTTACAATtacttcaaaatatcagTGTCACGAGGACCGGtctctttttgattttcccCTCCATATCAGTTGCAGTCGGATCGTTAGTAACAGGATGGGTATTGCGGAATACGAAAATTAATCTAGCACACTGTGCATACCAAATCATTTTTGGTGGTATGATAACACAGCTATTGGGTTTAGGTTTGGGCTATTTACTGCTTTTGCACTTGAATCCTGATTACACCGTATATGATATGCTTGAGTCTATCACATTTAGATCGAACTCGATTTGGTGGAAATTGGTATATGTGTTTGCATCAGTTCTCGTTTCTTTTGGTTACGCTTGTCTATTGGTGGCCACGTTAGTAAGCATTGTATTCACCGTCAAAAAATCACAGCAAGGGACCATGACTGGTGTCTTCTACCTGTGGAGATCCATTGGTAACGTCCTTGGTGCGTCTTTAACTTTAGTGTCCTATGAAAATAGCCTGTCGTCCATGCTATGGAATTATATGTTCAAAACTAAGCGTAACGACGAATATCACTTTACCAAAAAGCAGTACTATTCTCTGATCAATGATTCCAGTTATTTGAGAGGGCCCAATTTCCCGACGGATATATTTGTTCGCATCCTAGATGTCTATAAAAAGGCATTTCTGATTTCCTATATTCCAAATATAGCCCTGGCAGTAGTTGGAATTGTCTTATCGTTATATTTAGTGAAACATACTTACAAACGTAGTTCAAGTTCCtga
- the PDL32 gene encoding putative ADP-ribose 1''-phosphate phosphatase (ADP-ribose-1''-monophosphatase~similar to YMR087W), with translation MTGSLNRRSLLNGVKKMRIILCDTNETVASLWRESIPHAYIQNDKYLCIHHGHLQSLMDSMRKGDAIHHGHSYAIVSPGNSYGYLGGGFDKALYNYFGGKPFETWFRNQLGGRYHTVGSATVIDLQRCLEEKTIECRDGIRYIIHVPTVVAPSAPIFDPQNPLKTGFEPVFNAMWNALMHSPKDIDGLIIPGLCTGYAGVPPIISCKSMAFALRLYMMGDLMSKELKNVLIMYYLRYPFEPFFPESCKVECQKLGIDIEMLKSFNVEKDAIELLIPRRILTLDL, from the coding sequence ATGACAGGTTCTCTGAACAGGCGGTCGCTTTTGAATGgggtaaaaaaaatgagaataATATTATGTGATACAAACGAAACAGTTGCCAGTCTCTGGCGAGAATCTATACCTCATGCGtatattcaaaatgataaatatCTTTGTATTCATCATGGACACCTTCAATCTCTTATGGATTCAATGCGTAAAGGTGACGCAATCCACCATGGCCACTCGTACGCAATTGTTTCACCAGGCAACTCATATGGCTATCTTGGAGGAGGGTTTGATAAAGCCCTGTACAATTATTTCGGAGGGAAGCCCTTTGAGACATGGTTCAGGAATCAACTTGGAGGAAGATATCATACTGTGGGGTCTGCAACAGTGATTGATTTGCAGCGATGTCttgaagagaaaacaaTCGAATGCAGGGATGGTATTAGGTATATCATTCATGTTCCAACCGTCGTAGCCCCATCAGCTCCTATATTTGATCCACAGAATCCCCTCAAGACGGGGTTCGAACCGGTTTTCAACGCCATGTGGAATGCTTTGATGCATTCTCCAAAAGATATTGATGGCCTCATTATTCCTGGATTATGTACGGGGTATGCAGGCGTACCACCCATTATTAGTTGCAAGAGTATGGCCTTTGCATTAAGACTTTATATGATGGGAGACCTTATGAGCaaagaactgaaaaatGTGCTGATTATGTATTATTTACGATATCCGTTTGAACCTTTTTTCCCGGAAAGTTGCAAAGTAGAGTGCCAAAAACTAGGAATAGATATCGAAATGCTGAAATCCTTCAATGTAGAAAAAGATGCAATAGAACTGCTTATTCCTAGAAGGATCTTGACCTTGGATTTATAA
- a CDS encoding uncharacterized protein (similar to YMR090W) has product MSPMKVAVVGASGKVGRLLIGQLKANNSFSTPLAIVRSQDQVEYFKNEVGVDASLTDIENAPVSEIADAIKGYDAVVFSAGAGGKGMERIFTVDLDGCIKVAEACEKAGIKRFVLVSALKAEDREFWCNIKGLREYYIAKRSADREVRESTLDYTILQPGSLELNKGTGLLQPLDKLEEKASVNYSINREDVASFIVESLLHPNATVRKTISLVNGDEPMEKFIQSL; this is encoded by the coding sequence ATGTCTCCTATGAAAGTTGCAGTTGTCGGTGCCAGTGGTAAAGTTGGGCGTTTATTAATAGGTCAATTGAAGGCAAACAACAGTTTTTCAACACCATTGGCGATCGTTAGATCACAGGATCAAGTagaatatttcaagaacGAAGTGGGTGTTGATGCTAGTTTGACAGATATAGAAAATGCTCCCGTTAGTGAGATTGCAGATGCTATTAAAGGTTATGATGCCGTGGTCTTTAGCGCAGGTGCAGGTGGTAAGGGAAtggaaagaattttcaCTGTTGATCTAGACGGGTGTATCAAAGTTGCTGAAGCATGTGAAAAGGCTGGCATCAAGAGATTTGTCCTTGTTTCAGCACTCAAGGCGGAGGACAGGGAATTTTGGTGTAATATTAAGGGTTTGCGTGAATACTATATTGCGAAAAGATCTGCTGACCGTGAGGTTAGAGAATCCACCTTGGATTACACTATTTTGCAGCCTGGATCGTTGGAATTAAACAAAGGTACTGGCCTGTTGCAACCCCTTGACAAgctagaagaaaaagcttCTGTTAACTACTCTATTAACAGGGAGGATGTAGCTTCTTTTATTGTGGAAAGCTTGTTACACCCGAACGCAACGGTAAGGAAAACTATTTCATTGGTAAATGGCGACGAGccaatggaaaaatttattcAGAGTTTGTAG